A stretch of DNA from Cryptomeria japonica chromosome 4, Sugi_1.0, whole genome shotgun sequence:
tcttcaagcttctgtgctcggtaatcactatgtagcatccctgtgcatacacttgcccgcatacattgtttatcaatagttccctatttataaacaattagctaactgcttaatctccttgatcacatttcccatgatcaatcatagccatcagatcttcatgcttgaccaggttcaatgcatctttcgatctgaaaaatgttttaccttgccttggaacttgcatatatttcttggaacttgtgctagggtattgcggttcaatttgaactgtagatcttcctgccgatcttccattgtcatagattcttaacaaactatatttatggcataccaatcatttaatcagttccagctcatcagcttccttcattaaataacacatgtaaacatttaatgcattcagttacagcttggttacaacttggttacaactcggtaaatactaaacttcactcggtagacattccgccttcattaaccgatagcgataaccttagggtttactgactaggttctttgcttggtaacatggtatagtattaaccttacaatttacaacatatgtatgatgtcaaaacaatctaaacatcatgatctcatcattgtttgactcggtaataattgcccattgaataccttattcatcatcttattcatcataatctttctgtgtcttttaccgacatctttatactcttcaaatcatacttctcaagatatggcaacatcatactgaattagaaaatcaatttcttggcatcaatgacaaaataataatattaagacagtaaacatccttaactagttatatccataatcatcaacaaccttctcaatatccttgttgaaatgccaacaatcttccattgtctgttataatgccaaatgctaacaaccACCAACGACTGGTAAGAGGAAAAGGGGAAAATCGGCCCGCTAACGACTAGGAGCCTTCCAACCGATGAAAAATAAGTGAATTGACTGACCGAACCGGTCAACTCAAAAAAGAGCCTGAAAGGAAAATAGCCGCATCGTTGCCGCTTAAACAATGCACATAACACGCAGGTTTTCTAGATGTGCATAACATGCAAGTTATGAAAAACAATTAGAATTTGCTCAAATTGGATCTACAACTTTATTGACAGAAAAATGTCAACATCTACCACTAAAAGTATAGATCCCACTAAAAATGTATCCCTAAATATGTGAATTTGATCATCAATTCCTCAATCATATTGAGAGTGTTTCAAATATTTTTAAACAATCTTATTATTGAATTCTATGATGGATGCATGCACACTATTTTTCTCTAACACAAACGCACAACactttctatatatattttttaattaaattttgaatgcTCTTTAACCTCTTGATGTCCATTAATTGTTGTTTATACCTCAATACATGCATTATTCTAATACCATATTTATTGTATTCACTAAAATTAAGCTTTTGAATAAAATAATTGttaaattatttttttacataATAAACTTGATATATTGATATTACACTCTTACACAATTTGGTTAGTataaaaagttatttaaaaatattataataataacttAATTGCATTTTATCTTGATGTTCATCCTTTTATCTCCTCTTCTACCTTCACTATTTGTGGAATCCTCTCTCTCCTACTTTTTTGTCACTTTGTCTTCTCTTTCACGTTCACTATTTGTCGTTCACTATTTGTCGTTCACTATTTGTTTCCTATTTCTTTGTCATTTTGACTCCCTTTTATTCACCTggctttcattttttattatttatttaatcttattattattatttttgtcattttgacTCCCTTTTATTCACCTggctttcattttttattatttatttaatcttattattattatttttgtcaatttgttTTGTATTTCTCTGTCATTTTGCCTCCCTTTATTCAGTGACACCCGACTTTCATTTTTTATTGACATTTATTTAatcttataattattattttaaatagatCACTCTTTGAATTCTTGAAAATGTCCTTTGTACCTAGAAGAATTTTTTATAAATCTTTACTGAGGATAAAATGTGCATATAATTGAATTCTTTTTAAAATCGATTCTTGATGCTTCaatataaaaacatataaaaataataaaataacttaaaaagatTTGCAAATGAAACCCACGACTTAGACTAGAATGGAAACCGGAATCAAACGAGCTGAACCCAAGGGGTCAAGGTATTTGCTTAACAAATATCTAATTTTTTCTACAAGTGATAGTTTGTATCCCGAGATCATCGTTTCAACAAGGTGAAACGGAAAATCTTAAATCTTCTATTTATTTTTCCCTTTAATGACTTTGTGCCAAGCTTTGTCGATGGTATTCAGCAAGAACATACCTAGTTTTCAATAGAAATTATTCATCTACTATTAATCTTGAGTAGACACTATTCTATTTGATAGTATTTCGTACAAATCAAGAAAGCTTTAGTCTTTCAAACAGTGATTGCGTCTTAGATTTTCCCAAAAGAACGTTGCACATGGTCTCTATTGTTGTTGTTGGGGGTTTTCCCAAGATGAAAACTCTTGGGATCCACTCTAGTATTTCTGGGATCGTTAATTTCCACCACAGAAAGGCCGAATACCAGCTTGGGGTTATAACTTGTCGTTTCTTCCTCAATGCAGCTTCCACAATCGCCTTGGCAGCATCTTCTGTTCTCATTAGAGGGAACCACCATGGCACCTTTCCCTGAAATTGTGCAAAGAAATAGCATTATCCATCTTTATGAGCTACATTTGTAAGTTAAAGTTTAGAGTATGCTGTTTAAATCAATTGTCAACTAGCCTTAAACAACTGTCAACTAAACTAGCCTTAAACAACTGTCAACTAGCCTACCTATTAGTGTGATTTCAGATAAGCCACCTAAGATTAAATCAATTGTCAACTAGCCCACCTATTAGTATGATTTCACCTATTAGTATGATTTCAGATGAGCCACCTAAGATTGAACCAATTGTCAACTAGCCCACCCATTAGTGTAATTTCAGATGAGTGACTAACCCACCTATTAGTGTGATTTCAGATGAGCTACCTAGGATTAAATCAATTGCAACTAGCCCACATATTAGTGTGATTTTAGATGAGCCACCAGCCAGTTGTCAACTAGCCCACCTATTAATGCGTTTTCAAACCCATTAGCGCGTTTTCAAACGAGTGACTAACCCACCTATTAGTGTGATTTCAGATGAGCCACCTAAACTTAAGTCAGTTGTCAACTAGCCCACCTATCAGTGTGATTTCAGATGAACGACTAACCCACCTATTAGTGTGCTGTCAGATTACTTTCAGATGAGTAACCTAAGCTTAAGCCAGTTGTCAACTAACCCACCTATTAGTGTGATTTCAGATGTATGACCTAAACAAGTTAAAGCAATAGGGACAAGGAACTAGCCCACCTATTAGTGTGATTTCAGATGTATGACCTAAACAAGTTAAAGCAATAGGGACAAGGAACTAGCCCACCTATTAGTGTCATTTCAGATATTAGTGTGATTTCAGATGTATGACCTTAACAAGTTAAAGCAATAAACAATAGGGACAAGGGAATGCACATCTAAACAAGTTAAAGCAATAAgcagcaataagcacaacaatagGGACAAGGGAATGCACAAGTTTTGAGAAAGTTCAATACTAAACCAATAGGGACTATAGTGGACAAGGGAATGCATAAGTTTTGAGAAAGTTCAATACTAAACCCAATAGGGACTATAGTGGATTTACACCTTACTTTCTTCTATGTTCTTGTGAATGATACTAGTACACTCTTGAAGTTTGCTATGGAGTAGTTTTTCTGTAAAAAAAAACAGAGGATTTCTATCTAGCAGGGTTACCAGATGCTGAAAATTTCTATGACCAATCCCACATTCTCCATATAGGACCAAGCCCACATACTCCAAATAGGATTAGATGATTCCATATGGATAATACTAATGAAAATGACAGATTACTGAGGTATGGTGAACTTTACAGATAACTGATGTATGAAATTCTTACCGGGGATTCAAGTGCTGCTAATTCAGAGTGTATAAAACCAGGAAATGCGATTGTAATTGTTATGGGTTTACCAATCGATTCAATTCTGAGTGTCTCAAAAAAGTTTAAAAGTGCTGATTTGGATGCctggaaaaaaaaaccaaaaaaaaaagaaattattgaggTTAATATGGAAATTCTTTTCTTCCAATTCAGACTTAAATAGGATTTAAGTAATCAATGTTGGTATGAGAAAGGAATAAAGAGGTTGAGAAAATACACTATAAACTGCCAAATATGGGTAAGGAAGAAATGCAGTCATGGAATCTGTAACGATTATCTGACCCTTGGTGCGCCGAAGGTGTTCATAAGCACAGTGGGTTGTGTATACATGTCCCCAGAAATCAGTATCCTGCATTCTCATATCGGTGCAAAAGATAGTGAGTAGATTTGCTGTCCTTATCCTATTGTTTTATTTCTGATCAACCATATTTGTGATTTggagaacaaaaaaaaaagagaaaatttgaATACCCTGAAAAATGAAGTTAGATTTACCAGAATTTTCTTGTACTGGGATGAACTCTTATATTCTTCAAAGAAAGACCCTCCAGCAATTCCAGCGTTGTTGACTAGAATATTCACTGTAATACAACAAAGACAAAGTTCAAGAACGTGGCCAGGATTAATACATGAAGGATTGTCAGTTGTTGACTAGAACATTCACTGTAATACACCAAAGACATAGTTCAAGTCAAGAACATGGCCTGGATTAGTACATTGAAGGATTGTCAGTTCTGCAATACATTAAAAAAATCATCTCCACATGTATATACAAACGATTTACCTAGTAACTTGGCATTTTCAGTGTTCACCAAATTACTTTTTCATCATCTGAACTAAGTTTCAGATTCCATCAAAATGAGATACCCACCTATGAAAGATCTACATTGACAATGGAAATTGTCATTCAATAGCACTTTCCCAATATCCCATTGAATTTTCACTTGAAGTTAGCAAACTTTTCAGCCCTTGTAATACATCATAGTTAGGTTAGTAAACAATCAGGGGCTTTTAGAGCCTGCTTTGAAGCTTCATTATGCATGGTACATACTACATGCATAACATCTTAACTGCCTATTTTAAGAAAAGCTACAAGGCTAATCACTGAGTGATATATTATATACTAAAATCTCACTCATGCTAATTCAACTCATGAGGGTGGTAGTTTCAATACAGTTCCTCATACAATCCACCAGGGTTACATTGCTGTTGAGGTCTGCTCTGCCTCACTGAAATGGCATTTTAAGGGATAAGACTGAGTGAAAGCCACCAGACAAATCAGACTATCTAGCCATGTAAATGCTCTGTTAACATTGACACTGAATTAAAAACTAGTCATTCTACAAATTTTGACAGTAAATAGACAAACATGATAATATGTGCAGATGAAAGAGTAGAGACACTTAACAACGTCCAAAGCTGGCAATTGTGAAGTCCACAATCTTCTTACAATCATCTGGATTTGTCAAGTCAGCAGGGCAAACTAGGGCATCCTCTGCACCATAGACTTTGCACTCCTCTGCTACTTCCTGCAGCCTGTGTTCCCTCCTCGCTACCAGAACCAATTTTGCACCTCTCTTAGCATACTCCTTCGCTATACACTGCAATAAAGAAATCCCCATTACTCAAGAAATCAAAGCTAAATCAAAGGACCAAAAATCTAAACATCCCACTTCAAAACTACAGGCCCGTAACAGAGAGTGTTTAACACACCTATAATTCCAATAGTTTTTAGAAGCTTATGAACATACAACCATCCCCATAACTTCCTTATACATACAACACAAAAAAAGTTTTTGAAAATTGTGAAACTAAAACTCTGTTACAAGTTCAGTGAGGCCACTTGAGTCAACTGGTGCTCTAATATACTCAAGATCCTCAAAATTCTTTATGCCCAATTCAATAACTTCTTATACATACAACACTAAAACAGTTTTTGAAAATTGTGAAACTGAAACTCTGATAAGTTCAGTGAGGTCCCCTGACTCAAATGGTGCTCTAATATACCCAAGATCCTTAAAATTCTTTTTGCCCAATTCATTTGTGGAGTGTAAAACAAAACAAAGCAACATTCTGGATCACCTGGCCTATGCCTGAAGAGGCTCCTGTAACGAGAACCACTTTTCCCTTGACATTGATAGGGATTCCAAACAATATTAGATTGACCAAGTTTAAGAATTTGCAGAAAGATATGGCAGAAGGAAGCATGAGCAGCAGGGAGACTGAGAATGCAACATCCCGTATCCATCTCCACACTGTTTTCATCATTTTACTCATCATCTGTGAAGGGTGAGACGGTGGGCGACCATTTTCTATGTTGAGGAGAACACAGCATGGCTGCCATCTGTTGGTGTTTTCAGTATTGCTGTGTACGTTGCAGATATCGAACCAAAAAAGCTTAAATCAGTGCCTGTTTCCACAATTGTATTTAATTGAGTGAAATTACTTATgtaaatgaccttctctagtgagcaAACTGAACCAAATTGTCATCCAAAGAGGAAATGGTATACAATGTAGTCCTTTTGAGCATGTCCCATAAATAGATTCTTAATTACCAATCAGAAATCAATCTTAAAgaataaattttaaatttggagACTGGTTGTGAAGTATCTTTACCACTCaacaattttttagtttttttttattgcaCATGTGAAGTTATGTACATCAATTAGATGAGTTATATTGAAATGAATTAATTTTGTTTCAAATAAATATTTGATATAATGTTTtgatatttatattattaatacGGTTTTAAGATATAGTCTAATTATATTTGTGAATCTAAGTGGATGGAGAGACTTCACTACCCTTAGAAGGAGAGGAGGATATCATTGGGGAGAGGTATGCGTACATGAGAAGAGGTGAAGTTGTCATTAAAGTCAAATCTAAGTCCATTCTGAGATAAGTTGTCTCTGATAGGGTTCATGGTGGTTGACCTAGTGTTTCAGAGGGATATCGATTCAAGGACCTTGTGTTGTGGGAATAGACTTATTTAGGGTTACCACCCTTGAGATGAAtttttgctttgtttttatttaattacaCTGAGAGGTGTATTACACTTCCATAATGAATTGAAAAACATTGTCCAtttgttttttttatataaataattttagtcatttatttattttaaattgtaaatattttatcaatatttaaaaaTCCTATGTTATGTTAAATAAACATAAGAATGATATGGATAaagatatgctttcacaaaaatgtaaatttatttaaaatattaaataataaattgtcaATGGAGAAGGATATCCTTTCTAAAAGTAATTAAAGTAAGTTtataaattcatatttaaaaactatttttaaaatgaaaaacaTTTATTTCTATCTTTAAGAATTTTTTAtagtaataattttttatattaaatattataaaatgatatattaatattaaaattataatattatataatttaagtGGAGTAGTgagaaattaaattattatattatattattgattttatatatgtttttccttttttcttttttctatttgaaactttaaaaaaaaaagaatatcctcATAATTATCATCAATTGAGTTAAATAATTCATCATTATCTCCTtatcactttcaaatgacaaattttcattttcaacctCAAATCCTTGACCTCATCTCAATCTTCCATTTGATTTTCCCtagaaaaatctataaataagaTCATTATTCAACATTTCCATACAATCAAATTTATGTAAATCTAGTCTATTGAAATCAatcattaataatttttttaattcttatttaGTCAAATTGTAGACGCACAATTCTATTTTGTTGATTATTGTACTTGGTATACATTGAATTGAGGAGCACTGAATATCAAGTCTTCAATTCATAGTCAAACAAATTTCTCACTTGAGTTTTCAAAGGAAGCACTACAAGTAAGTGCAAACAAgaatgatgttttgtctcataTATGTGGCATTGAGTTTGGCTCTAGGTGGAGCAAAAGGCATAACACTAGATCAACTTTGCATTGTCTCAGATTCAAAGATGCCCATCGATTCAATGAACTTTCTTCTCATCTTATCGATGTAGTTTCGCTAGATAGAAATGCTAAGGGATGCCCGCTTTTATTATGTGTGAATGGAGTATGTGTGGATCTATCCATGACCTCGAAGGACAATTATAAAAATGTTGTGAAGAATCAATATACTACTAAAATTAGATTGATAGATTTTATCTATATGCCTTTTTTTCATCCCAAAATTAATAAGTCAGTTCAGTTGTTTAAGAAACTTTATTCTCATGGAAATTAGCAGAGAAGCTCTTAGTTTTACCTAAATTCTTTATTAAGAATCTTTACCATGACTCACACGAGAAAACATTAAAAAACCTGTAGGAAGCTCACTGAAATAGAACTATGTTTAATGGTTTTAACTTAGCCTTCCTTACTTAGAGAATGCATTAATAATACCCTAGTACGCAGAGAAGTTTGATTAAGCTACGAAGAGTACAGTGATAATACATTTTAATACATGTAGAGTGCAGTGATTAGCACGTCTTAAGTTAAGGGTCAAATTGTAAGCAACGAGAGTTGAAAGTGTCAAGTCGAGTAGGGATGGGTTGACTACACCAGTGACATGCTTAGAAAGTAAATAAAAACCTTTGGTCAATGTGACACAAACTTCTACTTGCGTCTGTCAGTTCACGAAGATCAGATGCATAACCTAGTCAATGGGTTATAGTGTGTGGCCAATTAGAGTTGTTTAGGCATCTAAACACCAAGCTCATATGACAATTAGACTTAATCTTGTGTTTGCACCTTTGCGAAGAGTAGGGTCACTTTTAAGAGGGAGGTGTGCGGGAGACTGTCAGGTCTGTGGTTGGAGGAAAAGTATCTTAATGATGCTCTCCCTCACACATAATATGTCGAGACTTGATTGGAGATCTATATAGACAAGCAAAAAAATTTGTAGACTCTAAACCTTTCTCTATCTTTCATATGATTATGTTTAGCAAGATCTAATATGAAGAAGTATTGAGTTAGATAAATTCGTTTACTTTCATGTTCTCATTTCAGTTAATTCATATGCTTAATATGCCAAATCATGATAGTTTGATATCAagaaaaatattattatgcaaATTTAGCTGGCAATCTCTTATTTGTCAAAGTAAGCATTTCATTTACTTTTATTGTTAGTTTGAAGCTATTGttacatttttttaaatattgaaaaaatcaaactcAACATCTTAAAGGTGCTTGCAACATGATTGAATCGTTATATCAAGTGTTGCATTTCTTCTGTTTACAAAAGAATATTGATGGTCCCTTGAAAATGTAAGAAGACGGATCTAATTTCTACTTTCCTCATCCACCACTTTAATTTAATTCTTTTCGTAAAATCCTCCACAATCCCACAATCTTGGCCTTGTTGACACTTGCATCAAGCAagttgatgtagccataaccggtaaaaccctcaaaaaaTAATTaactggcttatgcagcaagagcaacacaacgaaagcaacaagaaaacatatcaAGATCGCATAAATAGATCattttattgtcttagaaccttcgGTAACCAACTGGTTATCAACATACTGTGTGTGGAAAAAGTGGTGCGATGAAACGGAAAATATGAAATCAGGACTAGTCctcacaccaatgggactcttagtgcaagctatggagctatatggaatagctcaactccccaagggatgttccattgttgtctatctcacaagacccctcaagccaatgcctttgctctcatatcattgagcaaagtggcttagggatgacaatcatgagaatgagggatgtttgatcaatctactATGAATGCAATcataaatgtgcatgatattaacaaacatgaattaaactagcatgtatatgatgataagatgaaatgattagtaaaagaactatcctaacatgatacactagcttaatatgattatctatgataatagaaatgcttctaaaatgtttattagattttttctattcaaagagaggctaaatgcttagtaaaatgtctataagtgtgatgctaaagacttgcaTATCAGAATaagggaatgagggctctatttataggaaaaacagggcaatggatggtcaagattagataatcttatcaagggccaggattgaaagttatcaatccatgcactcaattctcaccaatgaaatggtgacaattgtcaacataagactgcttgagaggagatttaagaagcattaaatgcttgagaagacctcatggttaccttaggaggtaagggttaaggttaggttaaggttttccattggataaagcttttacccaaaggataaactcttgtgcaagggttaaaggaataaccatggttaaaacaatgaatgcttgatgagacccttgggttagatgtgggttgagttagagagaaagtctctaatcatgcaagagggttgagttaaccattaatggtttggaagactttcaaggttaacttgttgaagacataaagcctttaatggttttcaaagactttgagggtttcagaagtgacttccttttgttTAGGggtgtgacaatat
This window harbors:
- the LOC131065520 gene encoding 11-beta-hydroxysteroid dehydrogenase A yields the protein MMSKMMKTVWRWIRDVAFSVSLLLMLPSAISFCKFLNLVNLILFGIPINVKGKVVLVTGASSGIGQCIAKEYAKRGAKLVLVARREHRLQEVAEECKVYGAEDALVCPADLTNPDDCKKIVDFTIASFGRLNILVNNAGIAGGSFFEEYKSSSQYKKILDTDFWGHVYTTHCAYEHLRRTKGQIIVTDSMTAFLPYPYLAVYSASKSALLNFFETLRIESIGKPITITIAFPGFIHSELAALESPGKVPWWFPLMRTEDAAKAIVEAALRKKRQVITPSWYSAFLWWKLTIPEILEWIPRVFILGKPPTTTIETMCNVLLGKSKTQSLFERLKLS